In a single window of the Centropristis striata isolate RG_2023a ecotype Rhode Island chromosome 18, C.striata_1.0, whole genome shotgun sequence genome:
- the rd3 gene encoding protein RD3, which produces MASWFSWNEPYYQSPRRDPADVVTDTLMLEFSWQLKEAERQQRERENEYRRLKTGVDYSWLANTPRPTYSISTGERLGLEDLCSKVPPPCCGVVILKFREVMQANEPEVQEVPGLFRSVLLEALDNQKEEQEAQRLAHQWSNKRAMSMSLMNFRSRIKINPFGSTVGLTTAAADGAGLSDLKTVSEDVDRGMERAQRVWSVPDFRYKGSNSRELV; this is translated from the exons ATGGCCTCCTGGTTCAGCTGGAATGAGCCGTACTACCAGAGCCCCCGGCGGGACCCGGCCGACGTGGTCACCGACACCCTGATGCTGGAGTTCAGCTGGCAGCTGAAGGAGGCGGAGAGGCAGCAGAGGGAGCGGGAGAACGAGTACCGGCGCCTCAAGACCGGAGTGGACTACAGCTGGCTGGCCAACACGCCTCGGCCCACGTACAGCATCAGCACCGGGGAGAGGCTCGGCCTGGAGGACCTCTGCTCCAAGGTGCCGCCGCCCTGCTGCGGCGTGGTCATTCTCAA GTTCAGGGAAGTGATGCAAGCCAATGAGCCGGAGGTGCAGGAGGTGCCCGGCCTGTTCCGCTCCGTCCTCCTGGAGGCTCTGGATAAccagaaggaggagcaggaggcgcAGCGTCTCGCCCACCAGTGGAGCAACAAACGTGCCATGAGCATGTCCCTCATGAACTTCAGATCACGGATCAAAATCAACCCGTTCGGAAGCACGGTGGGCCTGACCACCGCTGCGGCCGACGGGGCGGGGCTGAGCGACCTCAAAACCGTGTCGGAGGATGTGGACAGAGGGATGGAGCGGGCTCAGAGGGTGTGGAGCGTGCCTGACTTCAGATACAAAGGGAGCAACAGCAGGGAGCTGGTCTGA